A genome region from Actinomycetota bacterium includes the following:
- a CDS encoding MerR family transcriptional regulator — MKNQRRGTDDRALFVISVAAELAGVHPQTLRMYERKGLIRPQRTQGNTRRYSQADIEIVRLIQELTQERGMNLAGAEMVLQLQQQLEQAQERMERLRREAMQLQQQLVENLERIRKAQQTALVPLRNAQAPFGVERRGGR, encoded by the coding sequence ATGAAGAACCAACGACGAGGGACCGACGATCGGGCGCTGTTCGTGATCTCGGTCGCGGCCGAGCTGGCCGGCGTGCATCCGCAGACGCTCCGGATGTACGAACGGAAGGGGCTGATCCGGCCGCAGCGCACGCAGGGGAATACGCGACGCTACTCCCAGGCCGACATCGAGATCGTCCGGCTCATCCAGGAGCTGACCCAGGAGCGCGGCATGAACCTCGCCGGCGCGGAGATGGTGCTGCAGCTCCAGCAGCAGCTCGAGCAGGCCCAAGAACGGATGGAACGGCTGCGCCGCGAGGCGATGCAGCTTCAGCAACAGCTCGTGGAGAACCTCGAGCGGATCCGCAAGGCGCAACAGACGGCCCTCGTGCCGTTGCGGAATGCTCAGGCCCCGTTCGGCGTTGAAAGACGGGGAGGTCGATAG
- a CDS encoding DUF192 domain-containing protein produces the protein MKLRVLALAVAFLLMGACGGEGRIESLSGVKVVLGSGTTTLTINAKVAATPEARSEGLMGVKSLPANRGMLFVFREPVRVSFYMKDTLIPLDIAFIGQGRVLQIESMVPCKVEQCPLTVPRATYEMALEVAAGTFAEAGIGVAAPVSIEGTLPRAS, from the coding sequence ATGAAGCTGCGCGTGCTTGCTCTGGCCGTCGCGTTCCTCCTCATGGGGGCGTGCGGAGGCGAGGGACGGATCGAGTCCTTGTCCGGCGTCAAGGTCGTGCTCGGCTCGGGAACCACGACGCTCACGATCAACGCCAAGGTGGCGGCGACCCCCGAAGCGCGCTCCGAAGGGTTGATGGGTGTCAAGTCGCTACCGGCGAATCGCGGGATGCTGTTCGTCTTCCGTGAGCCCGTCCGGGTGAGCTTCTACATGAAGGACACACTGATCCCGCTCGACATCGCCTTCATAGGCCAGGGGAGGGTTCTCCAGATCGAGTCGATGGTGCCGTGCAAGGTCGAGCAATGTCCGTTGACCGTCCCCAGGGCGACGTACGAGATGGCGCTCGAGGTTGCCGCCGGGACCTTCGCCGAGGCGGGCATAGGGGTCGCCGCACCGGTCTCGATCGAGGGGACGCTGCCGAGGGCGAGCTAA
- a CDS encoding ACT domain-containing protein: MQVAVTAVGADRPGIAAAVAKVLFEHGGNIEDSRMAILGGHFSMMLIVDLPEDADANAVERALHGPAQALELLVSVRPVAASTAEPALGAEEYVVSVYGADKPGIVFRISDTLSRHEVNITDLATRIVEGEPPVYVVLMEVVVPKTADIAAIDADLKTAGADLDVDVSFHPLEAETL; encoded by the coding sequence ATGCAGGTTGCAGTGACGGCGGTAGGGGCCGACCGGCCCGGCATCGCCGCCGCCGTGGCCAAGGTCCTGTTCGAGCACGGCGGAAACATCGAGGACTCCCGCATGGCGATCCTCGGCGGCCACTTCTCGATGATGCTCATCGTCGACCTGCCCGAAGACGCCGACGCGAACGCGGTCGAGCGCGCGCTCCACGGTCCGGCGCAAGCGCTCGAGCTCCTCGTGTCGGTGCGACCCGTCGCCGCTTCCACCGCGGAACCTGCCCTCGGGGCGGAGGAATACGTCGTCAGCGTCTACGGCGCCGATAAGCCCGGCATCGTCTTTCGGATCAGCGATACGCTCAGCCGCCACGAGGTGAACATCACCGACCTCGCCACCCGCATCGTCGAGGGGGAGCCGCCGGTCTACGTCGTGCTCATGGAGGTCGTCGTCCCCAAGACCGCCGACATCGCGGCGATCGACGCCGATCTCAAGACGGCCGGTGCGGACCTCGACGTCGACGTCTCGTTCCATCCGCTCGAGGCCGAGACGCTCTAG
- a CDS encoding DHA2 family efflux MFS transporter permease subunit has translation MFEGENKREKILVLLTMCFALFMAMLDNTVVNIALPTLSSDLNAGVSGLQWIVDGYVLAFASLLLTGGILGDRYGRKRMFLLGLAGFTLASLGCGLSNSTGMLIAFRALQGVGAALLMPGTLSILTVTFPPQERAKAIGIWAGVSGLALSLGPTLGGWLVDHVGWESIFFLNVPIGILGAFAAVRWVRESRAPHARQLDLGGLALGTAGLFSVTYGLIEANQLGWSDPLIVGALAASVLMFGGFIWWERRTPHPMMPLQFFRIPAFSAGNGVSFAISLGMFGTFFFASLFMQVVRGYDAFQTGVRFLPLTLMILVAAPNAGRYASKHGSRLPMTFGLLLAGTGLLLLSRADQGTSYAIMVPIFMMMGFGMASVMAPMTAAVMNAVGPERAGLGSATTNTSREVGGTFGIALLGTLLTTKLKSSLGGALAGLGLSGAQQSAIVENAGHLHLSGEALAGLTPAQQGAVAQAFAGSFIDGYQLALMVGGFVVLVAAFVAWRFIPGSPPAHAVQPQTEGEIVAAV, from the coding sequence ATGTTCGAGGGAGAGAACAAGCGCGAGAAGATCCTGGTGCTCCTCACGATGTGCTTCGCCCTGTTCATGGCGATGCTCGACAACACCGTCGTCAACATCGCGCTGCCGACGCTGTCGAGCGACCTGAACGCCGGCGTGAGCGGGCTGCAGTGGATCGTGGACGGATACGTGCTCGCGTTCGCGAGCTTGCTGCTTACCGGCGGGATCCTGGGCGACCGCTACGGGCGGAAGCGGATGTTCCTGCTCGGCCTCGCCGGGTTCACGCTCGCGTCGCTCGGTTGCGGCTTGTCGAACTCGACCGGCATGCTCATCGCGTTCCGCGCGCTGCAGGGCGTCGGCGCCGCGCTGCTGATGCCGGGGACGCTGTCGATCCTGACCGTCACGTTCCCACCGCAGGAGCGCGCGAAGGCGATCGGGATCTGGGCGGGCGTCTCAGGGCTCGCGTTGTCGCTCGGCCCGACGCTGGGCGGCTGGCTCGTCGACCACGTCGGTTGGGAGTCGATCTTCTTCCTCAACGTTCCGATCGGCATCCTGGGCGCGTTCGCGGCCGTCCGCTGGGTTCGCGAGTCTCGCGCCCCGCACGCGCGGCAGCTCGACCTGGGCGGTCTGGCTCTGGGCACCGCGGGACTCTTCAGCGTGACCTACGGGCTCATCGAGGCGAATCAGCTCGGGTGGAGCGATCCGCTGATCGTCGGTGCGCTCGCGGCTTCTGTGCTGATGTTCGGCGGGTTCATCTGGTGGGAGCGGCGCACGCCGCACCCCATGATGCCGCTGCAGTTCTTCCGCATACCGGCGTTCTCGGCCGGCAACGGGGTCTCGTTCGCGATCTCGCTCGGCATGTTCGGCACGTTCTTCTTCGCGAGCCTTTTCATGCAGGTCGTCCGGGGCTACGACGCCTTCCAGACCGGGGTCCGGTTCCTGCCACTGACGCTCATGATCCTCGTGGCGGCGCCCAACGCCGGGCGCTACGCGTCGAAGCACGGCTCGCGGCTGCCGATGACTTTCGGGCTGCTGCTCGCCGGCACGGGGCTGCTGCTGCTCAGCCGCGCCGACCAAGGCACCTCGTACGCGATCATGGTTCCGATCTTCATGATGATGGGCTTCGGTATGGCGTCGGTGATGGCGCCGATGACCGCGGCGGTCATGAATGCCGTCGGACCGGAGCGGGCCGGGCTGGGATCCGCGACGACGAACACGTCGCGCGAAGTGGGGGGCACGTTCGGGATCGCGCTCCTCGGAACGTTGCTCACGACCAAACTCAAGAGCTCGCTCGGTGGGGCACTGGCCGGGCTCGGGCTCAGCGGCGCGCAGCAGTCGGCGATCGTCGAGAACGCGGGCCACCTGCATCTGTCCGGTGAGGCGCTTGCCGGACTGACGCCCGCGCAGCAAGGCGCGGTCGCGCAGGCGTTCGCCGGGTCGTTCATCGACGGGTATCAGCTCGCGCTGATGGTCGGTGGGTTCGTGGTCCTTGTGGCGGCCTTCGTGGCGTGGCGCTTCATCCCGGGATCGCCTCCGGCGCACGCCGTGCAGCCGCAGACCGAGGGGGAGATCGTCGCGGCAGTCTGA
- a CDS encoding (Fe-S)-binding protein, which yields MATAVRVTIGFAIITLASGFALKRIAYLFRLLVAGRRDPGRFKRIPANLKYEIIKVLGQKKLLQWKVPGVAHALTFWGFLVIQITLLESVIELFDREGKLPWIGHHAWLGFVEDFFIAAVAAALIVFAMIRLATRPRLLGRRSRFYSSHMWQAYAILIMIFLVVSTVLMVRAARVALETLPYPSHGAFLSHWVGDLMRNLSTSALHWIEDGFLLGHLAVVMSFLVLVVNSKHMHIFTSAPNVLFGRQPLALGRLQPLHIDMENMTDDTVIGVGKVEDFTWKQLFDTLTCTECGRCQSVCPAWNTGKELNPKQLMMWARDNLLARGPELLGEKEPGELAPVNLVPDVFSEEFLWSCVTCGACVYECPVDIEHVDAIIDMRRNQVMMESKFPQEAGALLRNLENSGNPWGAAAQDRIDWAKGIEDDLVVVNGRIPPDVSYLYWVGCAGAFDDRAKKAVRAFAELMVKAGVSFAILGTQEPCTGDPARRMGNEYLYQEMAKSNIAMLKEKGTRKIVASCPHCFNTIANEYPDFGGDFEVIHHTELLAELIKDGKLKPEQDVDARVTYHDPCYLARHNDVMSQPRTVVGAIPGVTTTEMHRCKRGTFCCGAGGARMWMEETAGKRINHERIEEALGTNPDIVSTGCPYCMIMLDDAVKDKVQSKEASENVQVLDVAQILARSVGLNGRKKEPAPAASDAGSTQPV from the coding sequence ATGGCCACAGCGGTCCGCGTCACCATCGGCTTCGCGATCATCACCCTGGCCTCCGGCTTCGCGCTGAAGCGCATCGCCTACCTGTTCCGCCTCCTCGTCGCCGGCCGCCGCGACCCCGGCCGCTTCAAGCGGATCCCCGCCAACCTCAAGTACGAGATCATCAAGGTTCTCGGTCAGAAGAAGCTCCTGCAGTGGAAGGTTCCCGGCGTCGCGCACGCGCTGACCTTCTGGGGATTCCTGGTCATCCAGATCACGCTGCTCGAGTCGGTCATCGAGCTGTTCGATCGCGAGGGGAAGCTCCCGTGGATCGGCCACCACGCCTGGCTCGGTTTCGTCGAGGACTTCTTCATCGCCGCCGTCGCCGCCGCGCTGATCGTGTTCGCGATGATCCGGCTCGCGACTCGGCCACGCCTGCTCGGCCGCAGATCGCGTTTCTACTCGAGTCACATGTGGCAAGCGTACGCCATCCTGATCATGATCTTCCTGGTCGTCTCGACCGTTCTGATGGTCCGCGCGGCTCGGGTGGCGCTCGAAACGCTCCCGTACCCGTCGCACGGCGCGTTCCTATCCCACTGGGTCGGCGACCTCATGCGGAACCTGAGCACGAGCGCGCTCCACTGGATCGAGGACGGCTTCCTCCTCGGCCACCTCGCCGTCGTCATGAGCTTCCTCGTGCTCGTCGTGAACTCCAAGCACATGCACATCTTCACCTCGGCGCCGAACGTGCTCTTCGGCCGGCAGCCGCTGGCGCTCGGCCGACTGCAGCCGCTGCACATCGACATGGAGAACATGACCGACGACACGGTGATCGGCGTCGGCAAGGTCGAGGACTTCACCTGGAAGCAGCTCTTCGACACGCTGACCTGCACCGAGTGCGGGCGCTGCCAGTCGGTGTGTCCGGCCTGGAACACCGGCAAGGAGCTGAATCCGAAGCAGCTCATGATGTGGGCTCGCGACAATCTGCTCGCGCGCGGTCCGGAGCTGCTCGGCGAGAAGGAGCCCGGCGAGCTCGCGCCGGTGAACCTCGTTCCCGATGTCTTCTCCGAGGAGTTCCTCTGGTCGTGCGTGACCTGCGGCGCGTGCGTCTACGAATGCCCGGTCGACATCGAGCACGTCGACGCGATCATCGACATGCGCCGCAACCAGGTCATGATGGAGTCCAAGTTCCCGCAAGAGGCCGGCGCGCTGCTCCGCAACCTCGAGAACTCGGGCAACCCGTGGGGCGCCGCCGCGCAGGACCGGATCGACTGGGCGAAGGGGATCGAGGACGACCTCGTCGTCGTCAACGGGCGCATCCCGCCCGACGTGTCCTACCTCTACTGGGTGGGCTGCGCGGGCGCGTTCGATGATCGCGCCAAGAAAGCGGTGCGCGCGTTCGCGGAGCTGATGGTGAAGGCCGGCGTATCGTTCGCGATCCTCGGGACGCAAGAGCCGTGCACCGGCGATCCCGCCCGCCGTATGGGCAACGAGTACCTCTACCAGGAGATGGCGAAGTCGAACATCGCCATGCTGAAGGAGAAGGGGACCCGCAAGATCGTCGCGAGCTGTCCACACTGCTTCAACACGATCGCGAACGAGTATCCCGACTTCGGGGGTGACTTCGAGGTCATCCACCACACCGAGCTGCTCGCCGAGCTGATCAAGGACGGCAAGCTCAAGCCCGAGCAAGACGTCGATGCGCGGGTCACGTACCACGACCCCTGCTACCTCGCGCGCCACAACGACGTGATGTCCCAGCCCCGCACCGTCGTCGGCGCGATCCCCGGCGTGACCACCACCGAGATGCACCGCTGCAAGCGCGGCACGTTCTGTTGCGGTGCCGGCGGCGCGCGCATGTGGATGGAGGAGACCGCCGGCAAGCGCATCAATCACGAGCGGATCGAGGAAGCGCTCGGCACGAACCCCGACATCGTCTCGACCGGCTGTCCCTACTGCATGATCATGCTCGACGACGCGGTCAAAGATAAGGTCCAGTCGAAGGAAGCATCAGAGAACGTTCAGGTACTCGATGTCGCGCAGATCCTCGCGCGCTCGGTCGGCCTCAACGGCCGCAAGAAAGAGCCGGCGCCCGCCGCCAGCGACGCCGGCTCGACCCAGCCGGTTTAA
- the dnaK gene encoding molecular chaperone DnaK, translated as MAKVVGIDLGTTNSVVAVLEGGEPTVIPNAEGARTTPSVVAFSKSGEILVGEVAKRQAITNPDRTVRSIKRDMGRKDWSLDVDGKKWTPQEISAQVLGKLKRDAEAYLGAKVTQAVVTVPAYFDDSQRQATQEAGTIAGLEVLRIINEPTAAALAYGLDKKKDETVLVFDLGGGTFDVSLLEIGDGVFEVKATHGDTHLGGDDWDQRVIDWLVTQFKNKQGVDLSQDRMALQRLKEAAEKAKIELSGTTETTINLPFVTATAEGPLHLEEKLTRSEFERMTSDLIDRCKGPFTMAVKDAGIDVKAIDHVILVGGSTRMPSVQALVKELTGGKEPNKGVNPDEVVAVGAAIQAGVLKGEVKDVLLLDVTPLTLGIETKGGIFTKLIERNTTIPTRKSEIFTTADDGQTQVEVHVLQGEGEMATGHGVRSLGKFQLTGIPAAPRGVPQVEVSFDIDANGIVQVAAKDLATSKEQAMTITGGTALPKEEIDRMMREAEQFADEDAKRRVEAEARNQADNLVYQTEKLLTENGEKIPTGERDDVQKSLDEVKEALKGTDTSAITSASERLSQAAQKVGQAMYNAQQAESAGPAGSSDDVVDAEVVDEGDNA; from the coding sequence ATGGCGAAAGTCGTTGGGATCGATCTTGGTACCACCAACTCGGTCGTGGCCGTCCTCGAGGGCGGCGAGCCGACGGTGATCCCGAATGCGGAAGGCGCTCGGACGACTCCGAGCGTCGTGGCGTTCTCGAAGTCGGGCGAGATCCTTGTCGGTGAGGTCGCGAAGCGTCAGGCGATCACCAACCCGGATCGCACGGTCCGCTCGATCAAGCGTGACATGGGCCGCAAGGACTGGTCGCTCGACGTCGACGGCAAGAAGTGGACGCCGCAGGAGATCAGCGCGCAGGTCCTCGGAAAGCTCAAGCGCGACGCGGAGGCCTACCTCGGCGCGAAGGTGACCCAGGCGGTGGTCACCGTTCCCGCGTATTTCGACGACTCGCAGCGTCAGGCGACGCAGGAAGCCGGCACGATCGCGGGCCTCGAGGTGCTGCGGATCATCAACGAGCCGACAGCAGCGGCGCTGGCGTACGGGCTCGACAAGAAGAAGGACGAGACCGTTCTGGTTTTCGACCTCGGCGGCGGGACGTTCGACGTGTCGCTACTCGAGATCGGTGACGGCGTCTTCGAGGTGAAGGCGACGCACGGCGACACGCACCTCGGCGGTGACGACTGGGACCAGCGCGTCATCGACTGGCTCGTGACCCAGTTCAAGAACAAGCAGGGCGTGGACCTGTCGCAGGACCGGATGGCGCTCCAACGACTGAAGGAAGCCGCAGAGAAGGCGAAGATCGAGCTGTCCGGGACGACCGAGACGACGATAAATCTCCCGTTCGTGACGGCGACGGCCGAAGGGCCGCTGCACCTGGAGGAGAAGCTGACCCGCTCGGAGTTCGAGCGGATGACGTCGGATCTGATCGACCGGTGCAAGGGACCGTTCACGATGGCCGTGAAGGACGCGGGGATCGACGTGAAGGCGATCGATCACGTGATCCTGGTCGGCGGCTCAACGCGCATGCCGTCCGTGCAGGCGCTGGTGAAGGAGCTGACCGGCGGCAAGGAGCCGAACAAGGGCGTCAACCCCGACGAGGTCGTCGCGGTCGGCGCTGCGATCCAGGCCGGCGTGCTCAAGGGCGAGGTGAAGGACGTTCTTCTGCTCGACGTGACGCCGCTGACGCTCGGGATCGAGACCAAGGGCGGGATCTTCACGAAGCTCATCGAGCGGAACACGACGATCCCGACTCGTAAGAGCGAGATCTTCACGACGGCCGACGACGGGCAGACGCAGGTCGAGGTCCACGTCCTCCAAGGTGAGGGCGAGATGGCGACCGGGCACGGGGTTCGTTCGCTGGGCAAGTTCCAGCTGACCGGCATCCCGGCCGCGCCGCGCGGCGTGCCGCAGGTCGAGGTGTCGTTCGACATCGACGCGAACGGCATCGTGCAGGTGGCCGCGAAGGATCTCGCGACGTCGAAGGAGCAAGCGATGACGATCACCGGCGGCACGGCGCTGCCGAAGGAAGAGATCGATCGCATGATGCGCGAAGCCGAGCAGTTCGCCGACGAGGACGCCAAGCGTCGCGTCGAGGCGGAGGCTCGCAACCAGGCCGACAACCTCGTTTACCAGACGGAGAAGCTGCTGACCGAGAACGGCGAAAAGATCCCGACAGGGGAGCGCGACGACGTTCAGAAGTCACTCGACGAGGTGAAGGAAGCCCTCAAGGGCACGGATACCTCGGCGATCACGTCGGCGTCGGAGCGGCTCTCGCAGGCGGCCCAGAAGGTCGGCCAGGCGATGTACAACGCGCAGCAGGCTGAGTCGGCCGGGCCGGCAGGTTCGTCCGACGACGTCGTCGACGCGGAAGTGGTCGACGAAGGAGACAACGCGTAA
- the dnaJ gene encoding molecular chaperone DnaJ encodes MNGNRAWFEKDFYKVLGVSETASADEIKKSFRKLAQKYHPDRNPGDGAAEDRMKEISEASDVLSDPKKRAEYDEVRKMAKSGFGPGGFGGGGANPFGGNVRVEGFDVGDLGGIFGDLFGGNVGGRGGRSRGPRRGSDIETEVSISFEEAVDGATVPIKLTRDAPCASCGGSGAEPGTPVETCPACGGSGSVADSQGLFSFVRTCERCGGSGRIVHTPCKTCRGSGVQRRKEDIKVRIPAGVSDGARIRVRGRGVAGGAGGQPGDLYVVVRVAPHTLFGRRGDDLTLDLPVTFTEAALGAQVKVPTLDEPVTVKIPAGTQHGKVLRVRGRGAPKRKGSGKGDLLATVNVVVPDKLSKKEREMLEEFGEAHRGSPRSHLGV; translated from the coding sequence TTGAACGGGAATCGCGCATGGTTCGAGAAGGACTTCTACAAGGTGCTCGGGGTCTCGGAGACCGCGAGTGCCGACGAGATCAAGAAGTCCTTCCGTAAGCTCGCACAGAAGTACCACCCCGACCGCAATCCCGGCGACGGAGCAGCCGAAGACCGGATGAAGGAGATCTCCGAGGCATCCGACGTGCTGTCGGATCCCAAGAAGCGCGCCGAGTACGACGAGGTCCGCAAGATGGCCAAGTCGGGGTTCGGGCCCGGCGGCTTCGGGGGAGGAGGCGCCAACCCCTTCGGCGGCAACGTCCGCGTTGAGGGGTTCGACGTCGGCGACCTCGGCGGGATCTTCGGGGATCTGTTCGGCGGGAACGTCGGCGGACGCGGCGGACGGTCGCGCGGACCGCGGCGAGGCAGCGACATCGAGACCGAAGTGTCGATCAGCTTCGAGGAAGCGGTCGACGGAGCGACCGTTCCCATCAAGCTCACGCGCGATGCGCCGTGCGCCTCGTGCGGCGGCAGCGGTGCCGAGCCCGGCACGCCGGTCGAGACCTGTCCGGCCTGCGGCGGGAGTGGGAGCGTCGCCGACAGCCAGGGGCTGTTCTCGTTCGTGCGGACCTGCGAGCGGTGCGGCGGTAGCGGCCGGATCGTGCATACGCCGTGCAAGACGTGTCGCGGCAGCGGAGTCCAGCGCCGCAAGGAAGACATCAAGGTTCGTATCCCCGCCGGCGTGTCCGACGGCGCGCGCATCCGTGTGCGCGGCCGCGGCGTTGCCGGCGGCGCCGGCGGGCAGCCGGGCGACCTGTACGTTGTCGTGCGGGTCGCGCCGCACACCTTGTTCGGACGTCGGGGCGATGATCTGACGCTGGATCTTCCGGTGACGTTCACCGAGGCCGCGCTCGGCGCGCAAGTGAAGGTCCCGACGCTCGACGAGCCGGTCACGGTCAAGATCCCGGCCGGAACGCAGCACGGCAAGGTCCTGCGGGTCCGCGGCCGCGGTGCTCCCAAGCGCAAGGGCAGCGGGAAAGGCGACCTGCTCGCGACCGTGAACGTTGTCGTCCCCGACAAGCTTTCCAAGAAGGAACGCGAGATGCTCGAGGAGTTCGGTGAAGCGCACCGCGGGTCTCCGAGGTCGCACCTAGGGGTGTGA
- the grpE gene encoding nucleotide exchange factor GrpE, with the protein MTEDRAEDPAARAAEASAAPEARVTDKRKRGEATVEEQLERAQRESVEHLDDLKRLKAEFENYRKRVLKEQTQLVERASQQLVEKLMPVLDNFELALIAADRTKDYEPLVRGVEIVYGELMDLLHKEGLAKIEAVGKPFDPTQHEAVLEVGDGPAEGDPVVAEVVRNGYTLKGKVVRPAMVKVVRRH; encoded by the coding sequence ATGACGGAGGACCGCGCTGAGGATCCGGCGGCGCGAGCTGCCGAGGCCTCCGCGGCTCCGGAGGCTCGTGTCACCGATAAGCGCAAGCGCGGCGAGGCGACGGTCGAGGAGCAGCTCGAGCGCGCCCAGCGTGAGTCGGTCGAGCATCTGGACGATCTGAAGCGGCTCAAGGCGGAGTTCGAGAATTACCGCAAGCGCGTGTTGAAAGAGCAGACGCAGCTCGTGGAGAGGGCTTCGCAGCAGCTCGTCGAGAAGTTGATGCCGGTGCTCGACAACTTCGAGTTGGCGTTGATCGCGGCGGATCGGACGAAGGACTACGAGCCGTTGGTGCGAGGGGTCGAGATCGTATACGGCGAGCTCATGGACCTGTTGCACAAGGAGGGGTTGGCGAAGATCGAGGCGGTGGGGAAGCCGTTCGATCCGACGCAGCACGAGGCGGTGCTCGAGGTTGGCGATGGGCCGGCGGAGGGCGATCCGGTGGTCGCGGAGGTCGTGCGGAACGGGTACACGCTCAAAGGGAAAGTGGTTCGTCCGGCGATGGTCAAGGTGGTCAGAAGGCATTGA
- the def gene encoding peptide deformylase gives MAVRPIVRYPNPVLKARAEEVPPGPDADALVRDLLDTMEASPACVGLAAPQIGVGARAFCLDVSSHRKARSTHGLIVMLNPVIVARKGRAVMREGCMSLPDITANVARAEEIVVVGFDPEERPMMIEAEGFEARAFQHEIDHCHGALFLDRVSSLASDVFPRKRYAR, from the coding sequence GTGGCCGTCCGGCCGATCGTCCGCTACCCGAACCCGGTCCTCAAGGCCCGTGCCGAGGAGGTGCCGCCCGGCCCCGACGCCGACGCGCTCGTGCGAGATCTCCTCGACACGATGGAGGCGAGCCCGGCCTGTGTCGGGCTGGCCGCCCCCCAGATCGGCGTCGGCGCGCGAGCCTTCTGCCTCGACGTTTCGAGCCACCGCAAGGCCCGCTCCACGCACGGGCTCATCGTGATGCTCAACCCCGTGATCGTCGCCCGGAAGGGGAGAGCGGTCATGCGCGAGGGATGCATGAGCCTCCCCGACATCACCGCGAACGTGGCCAGGGCCGAGGAGATCGTCGTGGTCGGCTTCGACCCCGAGGAGCGTCCCATGATGATCGAGGCCGAGGGCTTCGAGGCCCGGGCCTTCCAGCACGAGATCGACCACTGTCACGGCGCGCTCTTCCTCGACCGGGTCTCCTCGCTGGCGTCGGACGTTTTCCCGAGGAAGCGCTACGCCCGGTAG